The Fervidibacillus albus genome contains a region encoding:
- a CDS encoding YslB family protein: protein MKTKEEKEMKNVSNLSVPAFGFGLIRDDLLDDLLGKEGPDILYWAGKRLARRYPLFSIQEVKEFFINSGWGLLELCEEKKNENEFSLSGSVVDYRLQTKTNPSFQLEAGFLAEQIGQQKKVFAECFEHPKKQNGVVTFTVKWDRLPPV from the coding sequence GTGAAAACTAAGGAAGAAAAAGAAATGAAAAATGTATCCAATTTATCCGTTCCCGCCTTCGGTTTTGGATTGATTCGCGATGATTTATTGGATGACCTTTTAGGCAAGGAAGGACCGGATATTTTATATTGGGCTGGAAAAAGATTAGCACGAAGATATCCTTTATTTTCAATTCAAGAAGTAAAAGAGTTCTTTATTAATTCCGGTTGGGGATTGTTGGAATTGTGCGAGGAAAAGAAAAACGAAAACGAATTTTCCTTGTCCGGATCCGTTGTCGATTACCGTCTTCAAACGAAAACAAACCCCTCCTTCCAATTGGAGGCGGGGTTTTTAGCTGAACAAATTGGGCAACAAAAGAAAGTATTTGCGGAATGTTTTGAGCATCCGAAAAAGCAAAATGGAGTCGTCACTTTTACCGTTAAGTGGGACCGCCTACCTCCTGTATGA
- a CDS encoding helix-turn-helix domain-containing protein translates to MKENDFNYKPLLTKREREVFELLVQDKTTKEIAQELFISEKTVRNHISNAMQKLGVKGRSQAVVELLRMGELKL, encoded by the coding sequence TTGAAAGAGAATGATTTTAACTATAAGCCGTTGTTGACGAAAAGAGAAAGGGAAGTATTCGAACTGCTCGTCCAAGATAAAACAACAAAGGAAATCGCACAGGAGTTATTTATTAGCGAAAAGACAGTTCGAAACCATATTTCAAATGCCATGCAAAAGCTCGGAGTAAAGGGGCGTTCACAGGCTGTCGTCGAACTTCTCCGAATGGGGGAGTTAAAGCTTTAA
- the rph gene encoding ribonuclease PH: protein MTRIDGRKENELRPVHIVTNYLKHPEGSALIEQGDTKIICTASIDDRVPPFMRNTGKGWITAEYAMLPRATEQRNIRESAKGKISGRTMEIQRLIGRALRAVVDLSVIGEKTIWIDCDVIQADGGTRTASITAAYVALALALNKLYEENKMEKFPLTDFLAATSVGIMEEHGTILDLNYSEDSQADVDMNVVMTGSDRFVEIQGTGEESTFSHEQLLELLELAKGGIQQLIQIQREALGPIAEKIGQ, encoded by the coding sequence TTGACGCGAATTGATGGAAGGAAGGAAAATGAACTAAGACCGGTTCATATCGTAACGAATTATTTGAAACACCCAGAAGGTTCCGCTTTGATTGAGCAGGGGGACACGAAAATCATTTGCACCGCATCGATTGACGACAGAGTTCCCCCTTTTATGCGAAATACAGGAAAGGGCTGGATTACGGCAGAATATGCGATGTTACCCCGAGCCACAGAACAACGGAATATTCGGGAGTCAGCGAAGGGGAAAATATCGGGAAGAACGATGGAAATTCAACGGTTGATCGGCCGAGCATTACGAGCTGTTGTCGATTTAAGTGTCATCGGTGAGAAAACGATTTGGATCGACTGCGACGTAATCCAAGCGGACGGAGGAACGAGGACCGCATCGATTACCGCTGCATACGTCGCCCTTGCATTGGCACTGAATAAACTATACGAAGAAAATAAAATGGAAAAATTTCCACTAACCGATTTTTTAGCGGCAACAAGTGTCGGGATTATGGAAGAACACGGAACGATTCTCGATTTAAATTATTCCGAGGATTCCCAAGCGGATGTCGATATGAACGTCGTTATGACCGGATCAGACCGATTTGTTGAAATTCAAGGGACTGGCGAAGAATCGACTTTTTCCCATGAACAGTTGTTGGAACTGTTGGAACTCGCTAAGGGGGGGATTCAACAATTAATTCAAATTCAAAGGGAAGCTCTCGGGCCCATTGCGGAAAAAATCGGTCAATAA
- a CDS encoding MarR family winged helix-turn-helix transcriptional regulator, with the protein MNIEKNKNRKVETVAEIEKDLRYISGIIKQKGREILSNYTITPPQFIALQWLFEEGDMTIGELSHKMYLAFSTTTDLIDRMEKNELVKRVKGEKDRRVVRVHLLEEGVRIIDEVIKKRQAYLKEILENFSDEEIVLLQQNLKKLHENMKG; encoded by the coding sequence GTGAATATCGAAAAGAATAAGAATCGGAAAGTTGAGACGGTGGCAGAAATCGAAAAGGATTTACGCTACATATCGGGAATCATTAAACAGAAAGGGCGGGAAATATTAAGTAATTATACGATTACCCCACCCCAATTCATCGCACTCCAATGGCTATTTGAAGAAGGGGATATGACGATCGGCGAACTATCCCATAAAATGTATTTAGCTTTCAGTACAACGACGGATTTAATCGATCGGATGGAGAAAAACGAATTAGTAAAACGGGTAAAAGGGGAAAAGGATCGTCGCGTCGTAAGGGTCCATTTATTAGAAGAAGGTGTACGGATTATTGATGAAGTGATAAAAAAACGACAAGCATATTTGAAGGAAATATTAGAAAATTTTTCCGATGAAGAAATCGTCCTTTTACAACAGAACTTAAAGAAATTACATGAAAATATGAAAGGTTGA
- the uvrC gene encoding excinuclease ABC subunit UvrC — protein MNGRKTIQEKLALLPDQPGCYLMKDRQGTVIYVGKAKILKNRVRSYFTGSHDGKTQALVNEIVDFEYILTSSNIEALILEMNLIKKYNPKYNVMLKDDKSFPYIKLTAERHPRLIITRKVKRDKGKYFGPYPNVYAAKETKKLLDRLYPLRKCSTLPNRVCLYYHIGQCLAPCVYNVSEETYKRMTDEITKFLNGGHREIKQQLTEKMYEASNQLDFERAKEYRDKIAHIEATMEKQTMATTDFVDRDVFAYAVEKGWMCVQVFFIRQGKMIERDASMFPIYDEPEEEMQSFLVQFYDQANHLKPKEILLPEQMDADVLKELLKVKILRPKRGQKKELVQLAEKNAKAALKEKFLLIERDEERTIHAIERLGEQLGIYTPYRIEAFDNSNIQGTNPVSAMVVFTNGKPDKKAYRKYKIKTVDGPDDYGSMREVIRRRYARVLKQNEPLPDLILIDGGKGQVEAAREILEDEFGLDIPIGGLAKDDKHQTSNLLFGNPLQVVPLSRNSQEFYLLQRIQDEVHRFAISFHRQLRGKTMFQSVLDDIPGVGEKRKMRLMKHFGSIKRMKQATLDEFLAIGIPKKVGENILQTLSEEDQRT, from the coding sequence ATGAACGGAAGAAAAACCATTCAAGAAAAATTAGCTCTTCTCCCCGATCAACCGGGTTGTTATTTAATGAAAGATCGGCAAGGGACGGTCATCTATGTCGGAAAGGCGAAAATCTTAAAAAATCGCGTCCGTTCTTATTTCACCGGTTCCCATGACGGAAAAACGCAAGCACTTGTCAACGAAATTGTAGACTTTGAATACATCCTAACGTCTTCCAATATCGAAGCGCTCATATTGGAAATGAATTTAATAAAAAAATACAATCCGAAATATAACGTCATGTTAAAAGACGATAAAAGTTTTCCGTATATTAAATTGACTGCCGAGCGACATCCACGCTTAATTATTACAAGAAAAGTAAAGCGGGATAAGGGAAAATATTTCGGTCCGTATCCGAACGTATATGCGGCAAAGGAAACGAAAAAATTGTTGGATCGGTTGTATCCGTTACGAAAATGTTCGACGTTACCGAATCGAGTTTGTTTATATTACCATATCGGTCAATGTTTAGCTCCTTGCGTCTATAATGTTTCGGAGGAAACGTATAAAAGGATGACCGATGAAATTACGAAATTTTTAAACGGTGGCCACCGGGAGATTAAACAACAGTTAACAGAAAAAATGTATGAAGCATCGAATCAATTAGATTTTGAACGGGCAAAGGAATATCGGGATAAAATTGCCCATATTGAAGCGACGATGGAAAAGCAGACGATGGCGACGACCGATTTCGTCGATCGGGATGTTTTCGCCTATGCCGTCGAAAAAGGGTGGATGTGCGTCCAAGTTTTTTTCATCCGACAAGGAAAAATGATCGAACGGGACGCATCGATGTTTCCAATTTACGACGAACCGGAAGAAGAGATGCAAAGTTTCCTCGTCCAATTTTACGACCAGGCGAACCATTTGAAACCGAAGGAAATTTTATTACCGGAACAAATGGACGCAGATGTGCTGAAGGAATTGCTTAAAGTGAAAATTCTCCGTCCGAAAAGGGGACAAAAAAAGGAACTCGTTCAACTAGCAGAAAAAAATGCAAAGGCTGCGTTAAAAGAAAAATTTTTACTCATTGAGCGGGACGAAGAGCGAACGATCCATGCGATTGAACGCTTAGGAGAACAACTTGGAATCTACACCCCATATCGTATTGAAGCTTTCGATAACTCGAACATTCAAGGGACGAACCCGGTTTCCGCCATGGTCGTATTTACAAACGGGAAACCGGATAAAAAAGCGTATCGGAAATATAAAATCAAAACGGTGGATGGCCCTGACGACTACGGTTCGATGCGAGAAGTCATTCGACGGAGATATGCGCGGGTATTGAAACAAAACGAACCTTTACCGGATCTTATTTTGATCGACGGGGGGAAGGGGCAAGTGGAAGCGGCAAGGGAAATTTTAGAAGATGAATTCGGTTTGGATATTCCAATCGGCGGGTTAGCGAAGGATGATAAACACCAAACGTCGAATCTTTTATTCGGCAATCCGTTACAAGTCGTTCCCCTTTCCCGAAATAGCCAAGAATTTTATTTGTTGCAACGCATTCAAGACGAAGTTCACCGCTTTGCAATTTCCTTTCACCGGCAACTTCGCGGGAAAACGATGTTCCAATCGGTTTTAGATGACATTCCCGGTGTAGGAGAAAAACGAAAGATGCGATTAATGAAACATTTCGGATCGATAAAACGAATGAAACAGGCAACGTTAGATGAATTTTTGGCAATCGGCATCCCGAAAAAAGTAGGAGAAAATATTTTGCAAACATTGTCAGAGGAAGATCAAAGGACGTAA
- a CDS encoding GerMN domain-containing protein, with amino-acid sequence MRPRTNILFFFLIIPLLLSGCFGLGEKEEMDPPKTVTYEEDLGLDENGGQLEEGESDQANTVQTELYLIDKNGYVVPKTFSLPSTESVAKQALAYLVEGGPITNLLPDDFRAVLPEGTDFTIDIQDGVATIDFSNEFKEYAPEDELKIVQSVTWTITQFDTVDAVKLQINGNELTEMPVNGTPIQSMLTRKNGINFQEEPVVDVTNTRPVTVYYVAQTDSDYYYVPVTKRISNKREDTAKAIIEELIKGPDMHSELFSLLMPDVQLLEDPTINGGVVTVNFNENILGSYDQRLITKQVLETIVLSLTEQEGIESVSVQVNGDTNLVTQEGEPLTEPVSRPKIVNASSF; translated from the coding sequence GTGAGGCCGAGAACAAACATTTTGTTTTTCTTCTTAATCATCCCGCTTTTATTAAGTGGTTGTTTCGGTTTAGGTGAAAAGGAAGAAATGGATCCACCAAAGACGGTTACTTATGAGGAAGATTTAGGATTGGATGAAAATGGGGGACAATTGGAAGAGGGAGAAAGTGACCAAGCGAATACAGTACAAACGGAGCTTTATTTAATCGATAAAAACGGTTACGTTGTTCCGAAAACTTTCTCGCTTCCATCGACGGAAAGTGTGGCAAAACAAGCATTGGCCTATTTAGTAGAAGGTGGACCGATTACAAATTTGTTACCTGATGATTTTCGCGCTGTATTACCTGAAGGGACAGACTTTACCATCGATATACAGGATGGGGTCGCCACGATCGATTTTTCGAACGAATTTAAAGAATATGCACCGGAAGACGAATTGAAAATTGTTCAATCTGTGACATGGACGATTACACAGTTTGATACGGTCGATGCAGTAAAACTCCAAATAAACGGTAACGAATTAACGGAAATGCCTGTCAATGGGACGCCGATTCAATCGATGTTAACGAGAAAAAATGGGATTAACTTCCAAGAGGAACCAGTGGTCGATGTGACGAATACCCGTCCTGTAACGGTTTATTATGTGGCCCAAACAGATTCGGATTATTACTATGTTCCCGTTACAAAAAGAATAAGTAATAAGCGGGAAGATACGGCAAAAGCGATTATCGAAGAATTAATTAAAGGACCGGATATGCATTCGGAACTGTTTTCCTTATTAATGCCAGATGTTCAGTTATTGGAAGATCCAACGATTAACGGAGGGGTCGTTACCGTTAATTTTAATGAAAATATTTTAGGGAGTTACGATCAACGTTTAATCACGAAACAAGTTTTAGAAACGATTGTTTTATCGTTGACGGAGCAGGAAGGAATTGAAAGCGTCTCTGTCCAAGTAAACGGAGATACGAATCTCGTCACGCAAGAAGGAGAGCCGTTAACTGAACCGGTGTCTCGTCCAAAAATTGTAAACGCCAGTAGTTTTTAA
- a CDS encoding acyl-CoA thioesterase: protein MKNISYISDFKTWEKEFEFSCPVQVRFYETDMYGHVNNTVPFGYFEYARIEYLKHVGFMEYWTDPENGTIPVVADLQCDFLAEMFFDDRIHVYVKVHELGRSSVDLHYMGKKDDGTLCFTGRGTIVQVNRKTGRPEPWKREMKELLEKRNKN, encoded by the coding sequence ATGAAAAACATATCTTATATTTCCGATTTTAAAACGTGGGAAAAGGAATTTGAGTTTTCCTGTCCCGTACAAGTTCGATTTTACGAAACGGACATGTATGGTCATGTGAACAATACGGTTCCGTTTGGCTATTTTGAATATGCACGTATAGAATATTTGAAACATGTCGGGTTCATGGAATATTGGACTGATCCGGAAAATGGTACGATTCCAGTTGTCGCTGACTTACAGTGTGATTTTTTAGCTGAAATGTTTTTTGACGACCGAATTCATGTGTACGTAAAAGTTCATGAACTTGGAAGATCATCCGTAGACCTTCATTACATGGGAAAAAAGGATGATGGTACCCTTTGTTTTACCGGTCGCGGAACGATTGTACAGGTGAATCGAAAAACCGGACGACCGGAACCGTGGAAACGAGAGATGAAAGAATTATTGGAAAAACGAAACAAAAATTAA
- a CDS encoding succinate dehydrogenase cytochrome b558 subunit — translation MAENHEFFHRKLHSLLGVIPVGVFLTQHLFINHFATRGEDAFNAAARFMEHLPFRYFLEIFIIFLPLVYHAIYGVYIAFTAKNNLRTYGTFRNWMFVLQRFTGVFLIIFISWHVWETRLANLFNDVPVNFQMMENILSNPYMLAFYIVGVLSATFHFSNGLWSFFVSWGLTVSPRSQRIFTYLSLIVFVGLSFIGVRALFAFV, via the coding sequence TTGGCAGAAAATCACGAGTTTTTTCACCGAAAATTGCACTCGTTGTTAGGTGTCATTCCGGTAGGGGTATTCTTAACTCAACATTTATTTATTAACCATTTTGCAACGCGGGGGGAAGATGCATTCAACGCGGCGGCAAGATTTATGGAGCATTTGCCCTTTCGATATTTCTTAGAAATCTTCATCATTTTTCTTCCTCTCGTATACCACGCGATTTACGGAGTGTACATTGCCTTTACTGCGAAAAATAATCTCCGTACGTACGGAACGTTCCGCAATTGGATGTTCGTGTTACAACGGTTTACAGGGGTTTTCTTAATTATTTTCATTTCATGGCACGTTTGGGAAACGCGATTAGCGAATTTATTTAATGATGTGCCAGTAAATTTCCAAATGATGGAAAACATTTTGTCGAATCCATATATGTTAGCTTTTTATATAGTTGGTGTCCTTTCAGCGACATTTCACTTTTCTAACGGGCTTTGGTCATTTTTCGTCAGTTGGGGATTGACGGTTTCTCCCCGTTCCCAAAGGATATTTACATATTTGTCGCTGATCGTATTTGTCGGCTTATCATTCATCGGTGTCAGAGCGTTATTCGCCTTTGTATAA
- a CDS encoding aspartate kinase, whose translation MGIVVQKFGGTSVATVENIRRATGWTIEEKKRGNDVVVTVSAMGKTTDELVQLASEIGGKANEREMDLLLSTGEQITVALFTMALKEQGFDAIGLTGWQAGIVTEPVHGRARIEAIQSDRITEELAKDKIVVVAGFQGISNDGEITTLGRGGSDTTAVALAATLKATRCDIFTDVTGVFTADPRYIRQARQLSAISYDEMLELAHLGANVLHPRAVEFAKNDRIPLVVRSSMENKTGTYIEEVVSVEKNLIVRGVAFEKDITRIQVYGLPNEIHCLSSIFSLLAESHINVDIIIQSTTEANPSSVSFSIQTEDLESTVQLLERNKEDIQYEHLEWESGLAKVSIVGSGMISNPGVAAKMFSTLSQEGIFIKMVSTSEIKISVVVDEKHMVKASELLHQAFELERVSQPTY comes from the coding sequence ATGGGGATAGTCGTACAAAAATTCGGTGGAACGTCCGTTGCGACTGTAGAAAACATTCGTCGTGCAACCGGTTGGACGATTGAAGAAAAAAAGCGAGGAAACGATGTCGTCGTTACTGTATCGGCGATGGGAAAGACGACGGATGAACTCGTCCAATTAGCTAGTGAAATAGGCGGAAAAGCAAACGAACGGGAAATGGATTTACTCCTTTCCACCGGGGAACAAATAACCGTCGCATTATTTACGATGGCGTTAAAAGAGCAAGGTTTCGATGCAATCGGATTGACCGGATGGCAAGCAGGCATCGTGACGGAACCGGTTCATGGCCGCGCCCGTATCGAAGCAATTCAATCGGATCGAATCACTGAGGAGTTAGCGAAGGATAAAATCGTCGTCGTAGCAGGATTCCAAGGGATATCTAACGATGGGGAAATAACAACATTAGGTCGGGGGGGTTCGGACACGACCGCCGTCGCTTTGGCTGCGACGTTAAAGGCGACTCGCTGTGACATATTTACCGATGTGACCGGTGTGTTTACAGCAGATCCCCGTTACATCCGTCAAGCCCGTCAACTATCGGCTATTTCCTACGATGAGATGCTGGAATTGGCCCATTTAGGAGCGAATGTCCTCCATCCACGAGCCGTTGAATTTGCAAAAAATGATCGTATTCCCCTCGTCGTTCGGTCGAGTATGGAAAACAAAACGGGAACTTATATTGAGGAGGTAGTATCTGTGGAGAAAAATTTAATTGTCCGGGGCGTCGCTTTCGAAAAGGATATAACGAGGATTCAAGTATACGGGCTGCCGAATGAAATCCATTGCTTATCGTCGATTTTCTCATTATTGGCCGAATCTCATATTAATGTGGATATCATTATTCAAAGTACGACAGAAGCGAATCCGAGTAGTGTTTCCTTTTCCATTCAAACGGAGGATCTCGAATCAACGGTTCAATTGTTGGAAAGGAATAAAGAGGATATTCAATACGAACATTTGGAATGGGAGTCCGGTTTGGCAAAGGTTTCCATTGTCGGTTCCGGGATGATTTCCAATCCAGGAGTGGCGGCAAAAATGTTTTCGACATTATCGCAGGAAGGGATATTCATTAAAATGGTAAGTACGTCGGAAATAAAAATATCCGTCGTCGTGGACGAAAAACATATGGTAAAGGCGTCGGAACTTTTACATCAGGCCTTCGAGTTGGAAAGGGTCAGTCAGCCCACCTACTAA
- the racE gene encoding glutamate racemase, with protein MKHNPIGIIDSGVGGLTVVKEMIRQLPNESIVYIGDTARCPYGSRPKEEILQFTFEMTKYLERFQIKMLIIACNTATAVALPKLRKALSIPVLGVVHPGARAAIKVSNTNRIGVIGTEVTIGSNAYKNALQSIRNRTVVHGLACPEFVPIVESGQWSGPVAENIVKKTLAPLKKKNIDTLILGCTHYPLLEPLIRSYMGKDVQIISSGEETAREASVILDHTKSLNDSDLPPKYRFFTTGSTSSFEQIARNWLELKEIDVQSIDLSIPRSKTAMYRK; from the coding sequence TTGAAACATAATCCGATTGGCATCATCGATTCCGGTGTTGGGGGGCTTACCGTCGTAAAAGAGATGATTCGGCAATTGCCGAATGAATCGATCGTCTACATTGGTGATACGGCCCGCTGTCCTTACGGCTCCAGACCAAAGGAAGAAATTTTGCAGTTCACCTTTGAAATGACGAAATATTTGGAACGGTTTCAAATCAAAATGTTAATTATCGCTTGCAACACAGCTACAGCCGTCGCCCTTCCAAAATTGCGGAAAGCGCTCTCGATACCCGTTTTAGGTGTCGTACATCCCGGCGCAAGGGCGGCGATTAAAGTGTCGAATACAAATCGAATTGGGGTGATCGGAACCGAGGTAACGATTGGAAGCAACGCGTATAAAAATGCGTTACAATCGATTCGAAATCGTACTGTTGTTCACGGATTGGCTTGTCCAGAATTCGTCCCCATTGTGGAAAGTGGACAGTGGTCTGGCCCGGTCGCTGAAAACATCGTCAAAAAAACGTTGGCACCGTTGAAAAAGAAAAATATAGATACATTGATTTTAGGATGTACTCATTATCCGTTATTAGAACCGTTAATCCGTTCTTATATGGGAAAAGATGTTCAAATTATTAGTTCAGGAGAGGAAACAGCTCGTGAGGCCAGTGTCATTTTAGACCATACGAAATCGTTGAATGATTCGGATTTGCCTCCGAAATACCGTTTTTTCACAACTGGTAGTACGTCAAGTTTTGAACAAATTGCAAGAAATTGGTTGGAGTTAAAGGAGATCGATGTACAGTCAATCGATTTGTCTATCCCTCGATCGAAGACCGCAATGTATCGAAAATAA
- the sdhA gene encoding succinate dehydrogenase flavoprotein subunit: protein MNKGKIIVVGGGLAGLMATVKIAEAGVPVELFSLVPVKRSHSVCAQGGINGAVNTKGEGDSPWQHFDDTIYGGDFLANQPPVKAMAEAAPGIIHMFDRMGVMFNRTPEGLLDFRRFGGTLYHRTAYAGATTGQQLLYALDEQVRRHEVSGTVKKYEGWEFLGIVLDEEGITRGIVAQDLKTMDIKTFPADAVILATGGPGIIFGKSTNSVINTGSAASIVYQQGAYYANGEFIQIHPTAIPGDDKLRLMSESARGEGGRVWTYKDGKPWYFLEEKYPLYGNLVPRDIATREIFHVCVDLKLGINGENMVYLDLSHKDPKELDVKLGGIIEIYEKFMGDDPRKVPMKIFPAVHYSMGGLWVNYDQMTNIPGLFAAGEVDYSQHGANRLGANSLLSAVYGGMVAGPKAVEYINGLEKSSDSMPSTLYDAYLKKEEEKWAQILAMDGTENAYLLHKELGQWMTDNVTVVRYNDRLLKTDEKIQELMERYQNININDTSRWSNQGATFTRQLANMLQLARVITLGAYNRNESRGAHYKPDFPERNDEEWLKTTMAKFVSSKDAPQFHYEDVDISLIKPRKRDYTKKH from the coding sequence ATGAATAAAGGGAAAATTATCGTTGTCGGCGGTGGACTCGCCGGTTTAATGGCAACGGTTAAAATAGCAGAAGCGGGTGTGCCTGTGGAACTATTTTCTTTAGTTCCTGTGAAACGTTCCCACTCTGTTTGTGCGCAAGGTGGGATCAACGGTGCAGTTAATACGAAGGGGGAAGGGGATTCTCCGTGGCAACATTTTGATGACACGATTTACGGCGGTGACTTTTTAGCGAACCAGCCCCCTGTGAAGGCGATGGCTGAAGCGGCACCGGGCATCATTCATATGTTCGATCGAATGGGTGTTATGTTCAATCGGACGCCAGAAGGATTATTGGACTTTCGTCGGTTCGGGGGAACGTTATACCATCGCACCGCATATGCAGGCGCCACGACAGGCCAGCAGCTTTTATATGCGTTGGATGAACAAGTTCGTCGACATGAAGTATCTGGTACGGTAAAAAAATATGAAGGATGGGAGTTTTTAGGTATCGTATTGGATGAAGAGGGGATTACGCGCGGAATTGTCGCCCAAGATTTGAAAACGATGGATATAAAAACATTTCCTGCCGATGCGGTCATTTTAGCGACGGGTGGACCAGGGATCATTTTTGGGAAATCGACGAATTCGGTCATAAATACCGGCTCCGCAGCTTCTATTGTTTATCAACAAGGTGCCTACTATGCAAATGGGGAATTTATTCAAATTCATCCGACGGCTATTCCAGGCGACGATAAACTCCGGCTGATGAGTGAATCGGCCCGGGGAGAAGGTGGAAGAGTTTGGACGTATAAAGATGGAAAACCGTGGTATTTCTTAGAAGAAAAATATCCGTTATATGGGAACTTAGTACCTCGGGATATTGCGACGAGGGAAATTTTCCACGTTTGCGTCGATTTAAAATTAGGAATTAATGGGGAAAATATGGTGTATTTGGATTTATCTCATAAAGATCCAAAGGAACTCGATGTGAAGCTCGGTGGAATTATCGAAATTTATGAAAAGTTTATGGGTGACGATCCGAGAAAGGTGCCGATGAAAATCTTCCCAGCAGTTCACTATTCTATGGGCGGACTTTGGGTCAACTACGATCAAATGACGAATATCCCCGGTTTATTCGCTGCAGGAGAGGTCGATTATTCCCAACACGGTGCCAATCGATTAGGAGCGAACTCATTGTTATCCGCCGTTTACGGAGGGATGGTTGCCGGTCCGAAGGCTGTCGAATATATAAATGGTTTGGAAAAAAGTTCCGATTCCATGCCTTCTACGTTATACGATGCTTATTTGAAAAAGGAAGAGGAAAAATGGGCGCAAATTTTAGCAATGGATGGAACGGAAAACGCCTATTTGCTCCATAAAGAACTCGGGCAATGGATGACGGATAACGTAACAGTCGTTCGCTACAATGACCGATTATTAAAAACCGATGAAAAGATTCAAGAGTTAATGGAGCGTTACCAAAATATTAATATTAACGATACGTCCCGCTGGAGCAATCAAGGAGCGACCTTCACGCGTCAATTGGCAAATATGCTTCAATTGGCACGGGTCATCACTTTAGGTGCTTATAATCGAAATGAATCCCGCGGAGCCCATTATAAACCGGATTTTCCGGAAAGAAACGACGAAGAATGGTTGAAAACGACGATGGCGAAGTTCGTCAGTTCGAAGGATGCACCACAATTCCATTACGAAGATGTCGATATTTCCTTAATAAAACCGAGAAAACGGGATTACACGAAAAAGCATTGA
- the sdhB gene encoding succinate dehydrogenase iron-sulfur subunit has protein sequence MEEQTKTVTFIITRQAGPDSEPYKETFKLPYRPNMNVISALMEIQRNPVTAEGKQTSPIVWEMNCLEEVCGACSMVINGKPRQACSAIIDKLDHPITLEPMRTFPVVRDLIVDRSRMFDSLKKVKAWIPIDGTHNLGAGPRMPESKRQWAYELSKCMTCGVCLEACPNVNTKSNFIGPAPLSQVRLFNTHPTGAMHKAERLNAIMGEGGITSCGNSQNCVQACPKGIPLTTSIASLNREVTVQMFRNFFGSDYS, from the coding sequence ATGGAGGAGCAAACAAAAACGGTAACTTTCATCATTACGAGACAAGCTGGTCCGGATTCAGAACCGTATAAAGAAACGTTTAAATTACCGTATAGGCCGAATATGAATGTTATTTCTGCTTTGATGGAAATCCAACGAAATCCGGTAACGGCCGAAGGGAAACAAACGAGTCCTATCGTTTGGGAAATGAACTGTTTAGAAGAAGTGTGCGGTGCCTGTTCAATGGTTATAAACGGGAAACCGAGGCAAGCCTGTTCGGCGATCATTGATAAGTTGGATCATCCAATTACCCTTGAACCGATGCGAACGTTCCCCGTTGTTCGAGATTTAATCGTTGATCGAAGCCGGATGTTCGACTCGTTGAAAAAGGTGAAGGCATGGATTCCAATCGACGGGACGCATAATTTAGGAGCTGGTCCTCGTATGCCAGAGTCGAAACGCCAATGGGCTTATGAATTATCGAAGTGTATGACGTGTGGCGTTTGCCTCGAAGCATGTCCGAACGTGAATACGAAATCAAACTTTATCGGTCCTGCACCATTGTCTCAAGTACGGTTATTTAATACCCACCCGACAGGTGCGATGCATAAAGCAGAACGACTAAATGCGATCATGGGAGAAGGCGGTATTACGAGTTGCGGAAATTCACAAAACTGTGTACAAGCTTGTCCGAAAGGCATTCCTTTAACGACTTCAATCGCTAGCTTGAACCGGGAAGTAACCGTTCAAATGTTTCGAAATTTCTTCGGTAGCGATTATTCGTAA